DNA from Fibrobacter sp. UWH6:
TGAGCAGATAATATCCGGCAGGGCTAGAGAGCACCTGGTTGCGGATGCGCTCGATAAAGATGCGTCGGTTGTAAAGCCCGGTAAGGGGGTCGTGGGTCGAAAGGTAATCCAGCTTGGCGATGACTTCGTCTTTCTTCTGGCGTTCCAGGTGGTACGCCTTCAGCAGGTAAGACACCGTGGTAAAAATCAGCAGGGCCATGAAAACGAAGGAGACCACCTGATCCAGGATGGTGTCGAAGGGTTCCAGGGGCGGCGAAAGTTCAGGATTGTACCAGTCGTAGAACAGTATGGACGTGTAGAGAATCAGGGAATAAATGGCCATGATTACACGGGTCCTGAAATTTGAAATCAGCGACGTGATCAGCAGACTGGTAATACAGTAAAAGGGCATGCCGCTGTTCAGGCCGCCGCAGATAAAGAACATGGGCGGCAGAATCAGGGTGTTCAGGGCGAAGCACATGGCCGAATAGCAGGCCTGGTGTTTCTTGGTCATCTGGGCCACGATGGCCAGGATCACGAAGTAGAAGGTGATGAAGGCTGTGTAGATGGCGGCGACTTTACCCAGGTCTTCCATGGCCGTAAAGATGGCTGAAGCGATGGAGGCCATAAAACAAAAAAACAGCACGCCCCAGAAGGTCACGCTTTCGAATGTCTCGTGGATAAAAGTCTTTTTGATGAACTGAAGCATCTACCCAAATATAAAAGTTTGGGCCCCGAAAAAAAAGAAAGCCTCGTCACAAGACGGGGCTTCTTATAGTCTAACGTGGAACTATTTAACGGTTCACTATTCCAGGTAGGTGTAGCCGTAAAGGCCGGAACGGTAGATGTTCAGGAATTCCTTGCCTTCCTTCACAGAGATCTTGCCTTCCTTCACGGAACCGGTCACCCAGTTTTCCATGGTCTTCACCAGGGCCTTGTCGCTGAAGTTCACGTAGTCCAGCACATCTTCAACAGATTCGCCGTCGATGATCTTGTCGATCTCGTAGCCGCCCTTGTTGTCGCAGACAATGTGGACGGCGTTGGTGTCGCCGAAGAGGTTGTGCATGTCGCCGAGAATTTCCTGGTAGGCACCGACGAGGTAAACGGCGATGTAATAGGGATCGTCCTTCTTCAGCTTATGCAGGGGAAGAGTGCGGGCCACGTCACCACCGCGAACGAACATGCCGATCTTACCATCAGAGTCGCAAGTCACGTCCTGGATGGTGGTTTCGACAGTAGGTTCTTCGTTCAGGCGCTGGATGGGCATCACCGGGAAAATCTGGTCGATAGCCCAGCTGTCGGGCAGGCTCTGGAACAAGCTGAAGTTGCCGAAGTACTTTTCGGCCAGCAGGCGGGGGAGTTCTGCCAGTTCGTACGGAGCATGGCGCAGTTCGCTTGCGATCTGGTTCACTTCGCGGGCGATGCTCCAGAACAGTCGTTCGCTCATGGCGCGGGTAGGCAAGTCGTAGTCGCCCACCTTGAAGCCGTTCAGAACGTCATCGTTCAGCTGCATGGCGTCGTGCCAGCTTTCCAGCAGGTTCTTGGGAGTAAGACCCTTATAGATGCTGTACAGGTCCTTCAGTGCGTCGGGAGCGTCGTCACCGATTTCATGTTCTTCTTCGTTGAAGAAGGCCTGACCTGCAGTTTCCAGAATGTTGAACACCAGAATGGAGTGGTGTGCTGTAAGGGCTCGGCCAGATTCTGCAATCACGTTGGGGTGAGGCAGCTTTGCTTCCTGGCAGGCTTCGTACAGGGCGTACACCACGTCGTTGGCGTATTCCTGGATGGAGTAGTTCACGGAGCTGGCGTTGGAACTGCGAGTGCCATCGTAGTCTACGCCGAGACCGCCACCAACGTCCACGAATTCAAGGCCCATACCCATCTTGCGAATCTGCACGTAGAACTGGGAGACTTCACGCAGGCCGCTCTTGATGTGGCGAATGTTGGTAATCTGGCTACCCAGGTGGAAATGGATCAGCTTCAGGCAGTCTTCCATTCCTTCTTCCTTGATGTAGTCCAAGGCTTCCAGGAGTTCAGAACTGTTGAGACCAAACTTGCTGTGGTAACCACCGGATTCTTCCCACTTGCCGCTGCCGGAGCTTGCCAGCTTGATGCGGACACCGATGTTGGGGCGGATGCCGATGCGACGGGACAGTTCCACCACCAGGTGGAGCTCGTTCATCTTTTCGACCACGATAAAGATCTTCTTGCCCATCTTCTGCGCAAGGAGAGCCAGTTCGATAAAGTCTTCGTCCTTGTAACCGTTACAGATAATCAGTGCGTCCGGATTATCCATATTGGCAAGCACGGCGTGGAGTTCTGGCTTGGAACCTGCTTCAAGACCGATGTTGTACTTCTTGCCATGACGAACAACTTCTTCCAGCACGGCGCGCTGCTGGTTCACCTTGATGGGGAACATGCCGTAGTAGGTGCCTTCGAAGCCGTATTCCTTGCGGGCGTTGTTGAAGCATTCGTTCAGCTTTTCGATACGGCTGTCCAGAATGTCGGGGAAACGCAGGAGCATGGGAGTGGAAACGTCACGGATGGACAGTTCCTGTACCAGCTCGTAAAGGTCAATTTCGCAGCCCTTGTCCTTCATGGGAGAAACAGTTGCGTGGCCCTTGTCGTTGATGTCAAAATAGTTGACGCCCCAACCGCGAACGTTGTACAAATCGCGTGAGTCGTCGATACGCCATTTCTTCATGATCAAAATCCTTTGGATTTTGAGGTTTGAGGTTTGAGGTCGTTCGCTTCGCTCTCTTTGAGGTCGGGAGCTTCGCTCCCTTTCAGTTAGATAATCGCGCCTTTGGCGCCTAATTATACCTCATACCTGAGAGCGGGCGTCGCCCGCGTCCTCATACCTCATACCTAATCAACGAGAACCGGGTTGAAGTCTTCCTGCCAGGGGAGGCCGTACTTGTTCAGTGCGTCCATGTACGGATCCGGATCGAATTCTTCAACAGTATGAACACCCGGGGTAGTCCACTTGCCGGTGAGCATCATGAGTGCGCCGCACATAGCGGGAACGCCGGTGGTGTAGGCGATTGCCTGGCTGCCCAGTTCCTTGTAGCATTCCTGGTGGTCGCAAACGTTGAACAGGTAGTAAGTCTTGGGCTTGCCGTCCTTGGTGCCCTTGAAAATACAGCCGATGTTGGTCTTGCCCACAGTGCGGGGGCCGAGGCTTGCCGGATCCGGAAGGAGTGCCTTCAGGAACTGGATAGGAACGATTTCCTGACCGTTGAACATGATAGGATCGGTACGCAGCATGCCCACGTCTTCCAGGCAGCGCATGTGGTCCAGGTAGCTCTGGCCGAAAGTCATGAAGAAGCGGATGCGCTTCACGCCCGGAATGTTCTTTGCCAGAGATTCAATTTCTTCGTGGTGCAGGAGGTACATGTCCTTCTGGCCCACTTCCTTGAAGTTGTATTCGCGCTTGATGCTCATGGCCGGAATTTCAACCCAGTGGCCCTTGCCGTTAGCGTCGGTGTCCCAGTAGCTGCCCGGAGCGGAAACTTCGCGGAGGTTGATTTCCGGGTTGAAGTTGGTGGCGAACTTGTAGCCGTGATCACCGCCGTTGCAATCCAGGATATCGATTTCTTCGATAGTGTCGAACTGGTGCTTCAGGGCGTAGGCGCAGTAAGCCTGGGTAACACCCGGGTCAAAGCCAGAACCGAGAAGTGCGGTAAGGCCCTTTTCTTCAAACTTCTTGGCGTATGCCCACTGCCAGCTGTAATCGAAGTAGGCGCTGAAGCCTGCTTCCTTGCAGCGCTTGTCGTAAACCTTGCGCCATTCCGGATCGTCGATGTTTTCCGGTTCGTAGTTGGCGGTATCCATGTAGTTTACGCCGCATTCAAGACATGCGTCCATGATGGCAAGATCCTGGTAGGGGAGTGCGATGTTCATCACCAGATCAGGCTTGTATTCCTTGATCAGCTTCACCACGTTTTCGGCCTTGTCGGCGTCAACGGCAGCGGTGGTAATCACCGTCTTGGAGTTCGGACGAATCTGTTCGGCCAGCTTTTCGCAGTTTTCGCGATGGCGGCTTGCAATGCAGATTTCAGAGAAAACTTCGCTGACGGTGCAGCACTTCTTGATAGCGACGGTGGCAACGGCGCCACAACCGATAATCAGAGCTCTTGCCATTTTTTTGTTTTTCCTTTTTGAAAAAATGAACGTGCAGGGGCGGCGACCCCTGAAGAAAAATAAGTGCTAGTAAATATAGAAAGCGGGGGAGGAGTCTTTAGAAATGGGAGTAAAGATGGGGTAAAAATTGCCTGAATTTAGGAGATGAAATTACTGGTTTTAAAATTGGCTTATTTTTTAGGCCAATATTGCTTAAAATTGGCCTGTTATTTGAGCCAATTTTGCAACGCAATTGAAAATTATGTATATTGCAAGCTATGAAGAATGCAATTGCCGAAATTATGCGTGAATTTTACGAGGAAGGCCTTCCCGAAAAAATTCACCCCCGTGTTGTTGAATACTACGAAAAGGCGCGTAATGCGACCTCCATTATCGGCATGCGTCGTGTGGGCAAGACCTATGTGGCGTTTCATCGAATACAGGAATTGCTTAGCGATGGTATTCCATTAGAACGGATTGTTTATATCAACTTTGACGATGAGCGCTTGCGAGGTGTTTCGGCAAACGACTTGAAGCTCATTGGGGAAATTCATGCAGCCATGTACCCCGAGGCCGCAAAGGAAAAATGTTGGTATTTTCTGGATGAACTCCAGGATGTTGAAGGCTGGGAATTGTTTGCCCGTCGGTTGGTAGATTCCAATCGCGTTCAGCTTTGCCTGACTGGATCTTCTGCGAAACTTCTTTCATCAGAAGTTGCCACGCAGTTGCGAGGCCGTTCTCTCGATGTTGAGATTTTCCCGCTTTCTTTTTCGGAATTTCTGACTTTTAATGGTCTTGTAAAGACTGTACCGCAGGCACCGTTTTCTCCGAGAACGGCGGGCTTGCTGCGAAACGCCATGATCCGTTATCTTGAAGAAGGCGGCTTCCCCGATATTCAAGGCGAAGATTTGCGAAT
Protein-coding regions in this window:
- a CDS encoding GGDEF domain-containing protein; its protein translation is MLQFIKKTFIHETFESVTFWGVLFFCFMASIASAIFTAMEDLGKVAAIYTAFITFYFVILAIVAQMTKKHQACYSAMCFALNTLILPPMFFICGGLNSGMPFYCITSLLITSLISNFRTRVIMAIYSLILYTSILFYDWYNPELSPPLEPFDTILDQVVSFVFMALLIFTTVSYLLKAYHLERQKKDEVIAKLDYLSTHDPLTGLYNRRIFIERIRNQVLSSPAGYYLLMFDIDYFKQINDTYGHLFGDQVLESIGQLAKNICNREGEMAVRYGGEEFILLICEDNYTSAMAKAEDFRKRVSAIKFEDQPNVSINISGGFIDCYNPNFTNYDKILTVVDERLYTAKSNGRNQIIGKY
- the speA gene encoding biosynthetic arginine decarboxylase, giving the protein MKKWRIDDSRDLYNVRGWGVNYFDINDKGHATVSPMKDKGCEIDLYELVQELSIRDVSTPMLLRFPDILDSRIEKLNECFNNARKEYGFEGTYYGMFPIKVNQQRAVLEEVVRHGKKYNIGLEAGSKPELHAVLANMDNPDALIICNGYKDEDFIELALLAQKMGKKIFIVVEKMNELHLVVELSRRIGIRPNIGVRIKLASSGSGKWEESGGYHSKFGLNSSELLEALDYIKEEGMEDCLKLIHFHLGSQITNIRHIKSGLREVSQFYVQIRKMGMGLEFVDVGGGLGVDYDGTRSSNASSVNYSIQEYANDVVYALYEACQEAKLPHPNVIAESGRALTAHHSILVFNILETAGQAFFNEEEHEIGDDAPDALKDLYSIYKGLTPKNLLESWHDAMQLNDDVLNGFKVGDYDLPTRAMSERLFWSIAREVNQIASELRHAPYELAELPRLLAEKYFGNFSLFQSLPDSWAIDQIFPVMPIQRLNEEPTVETTIQDVTCDSDGKIGMFVRGGDVARTLPLHKLKKDDPYYIAVYLVGAYQEILGDMHNLFGDTNAVHIVCDNKGGYEIDKIIDGESVEDVLDYVNFSDKALVKTMENWVTGSVKEGKISVKEGKEFLNIYRSGLYGYTYLE
- a CDS encoding saccharopine dehydrogenase family protein, with the protein product MARALIIGCGAVATVAIKKCCTVSEVFSEICIASRHRENCEKLAEQIRPNSKTVITTAAVDADKAENVVKLIKEYKPDLVMNIALPYQDLAIMDACLECGVNYMDTANYEPENIDDPEWRKVYDKRCKEAGFSAYFDYSWQWAYAKKFEEKGLTALLGSGFDPGVTQAYCAYALKHQFDTIEEIDILDCNGGDHGYKFATNFNPEINLREVSAPGSYWDTDANGKGHWVEIPAMSIKREYNFKEVGQKDMYLLHHEEIESLAKNIPGVKRIRFFMTFGQSYLDHMRCLEDVGMLRTDPIMFNGQEIVPIQFLKALLPDPASLGPRTVGKTNIGCIFKGTKDGKPKTYYLFNVCDHQECYKELGSQAIAYTTGVPAMCGALMMLTGKWTTPGVHTVEEFDPDPYMDALNKYGLPWQEDFNPVLVD